A single Ignavibacteriales bacterium DNA region contains:
- a CDS encoding FAD-dependent oxidoreductase, with translation MDIYNYQLLVIGGGCGGASAAIQAARLGIKTLLIEETPWLGGMVTSAGVSAFDGNKYAVGGGIFAELRSMIEDYYGGADKTFTGWISLTCFEPKKGMEFLHQIASREKSLDIWFESSLVKPLLSGKRVTGAQIKRKDGSVVQVNAQITIEATEFGDLLKLADIPYRLGRDAKSDTGETDACDKWDGEVQDVTFCAILKKYDGTAPAIAPSADYDPERFINSTDVHCDTTDEKILGHKLHSFESFITYAALPNDKYLLNWPFRSNDYPTTIDLYENLPNRKWHYEQAKRLTLDYIHYIQTRLGHPEWGLATDEFPTEDHLPFIPYVRESRRIKGLRLMKEEDVIPVSGSYRPPLQKDSIAIGDYFLDHHHSKFFVGPEDERISENFPDNAPFQIPMGTLIPEGYEGVIASEKSISVTHIVNGCTRLQPCVMQTGQAAGVLAAVAIKKNISASAVAAEEVQDILLDAGAPLFPYKDLYPANPHFKVIQKLALQGVIIDEEDHQFYPEKTVSAEEVTGWFKNYAAGVPLNGQELAGMRRDEAFARIAERLSRR, from the coding sequence ATGGATATCTATAACTATCAGCTTCTGGTTATCGGCGGAGGCTGCGGCGGAGCATCGGCAGCTATTCAGGCAGCACGCCTTGGCATTAAAACCTTATTAATAGAAGAAACCCCCTGGCTTGGCGGTATGGTTACTTCCGCAGGAGTATCTGCATTCGATGGAAATAAATATGCTGTCGGAGGCGGTATCTTTGCAGAACTCCGTTCCATGATAGAAGACTATTACGGCGGTGCAGATAAAACCTTCACCGGATGGATCAGTCTCACCTGTTTTGAACCGAAGAAGGGAATGGAGTTCCTTCACCAGATTGCTTCACGCGAAAAATCACTTGATATCTGGTTTGAATCATCATTGGTTAAACCTCTCCTCAGCGGAAAACGTGTAACCGGCGCGCAGATAAAAAGAAAAGACGGATCAGTGGTTCAGGTTAACGCGCAGATTACCATTGAAGCAACTGAATTCGGCGATCTGCTTAAACTCGCTGATATACCCTATCGCCTGGGACGTGATGCAAAGTCCGACACCGGAGAAACCGATGCATGTGACAAATGGGACGGCGAGGTACAGGATGTAACTTTTTGCGCCATTCTTAAAAAGTATGACGGAACTGCACCTGCCATTGCGCCGTCTGCTGACTATGATCCAGAGCGGTTTATCAACTCAACTGATGTTCACTGCGATACCACCGACGAAAAGATACTTGGGCACAAACTGCATTCATTTGAAAGCTTTATCACCTACGCGGCTCTTCCCAATGATAAATATCTGCTGAACTGGCCATTCCGTTCAAATGATTATCCCACGACTATTGATTTATACGAGAATCTGCCAAACCGCAAATGGCACTACGAACAGGCAAAACGCCTGACGCTTGACTATATACATTATATACAAACCCGGCTCGGTCATCCTGAGTGGGGCCTTGCAACTGATGAATTCCCGACAGAAGACCATCTCCCTTTCATCCCCTATGTGCGTGAAAGCAGAAGGATAAAAGGACTCCGCCTTATGAAGGAGGAAGATGTTATTCCTGTAAGCGGTTCATACCGCCCGCCCCTGCAAAAGGATTCCATAGCGATTGGTGATTATTTCCTCGATCATCATCACAGCAAGTTTTTTGTTGGTCCGGAAGATGAGCGTATATCTGAAAACTTTCCCGATAACGCGCCGTTTCAGATTCCGATGGGAACTCTCATCCCCGAAGGATATGAAGGAGTCATCGCTTCAGAAAAAAGCATTTCCGTAACGCATATCGTCAACGGCTGCACACGGCTTCAGCCCTGCGTGATGCAGACAGGACAGGCAGCAGGCGTACTTGCAGCGGTTGCAATTAAAAAGAATATATCAGCCTCTGCGGTTGCCGCGGAAGAAGTTCAGGATATTCTCCTTGATGCAGGCGCACCGCTTTTCCCCTATAAAGATCTGTATCCTGCCAATCCTCACTTTAAGGTAATTCAAAAACTTGCTCTTCAGGGAGTAATTATTGATGAAGAAGATCATCAGTTCTATCCGGAAAAAACTGTCTCGGCAGAAGAAGTAACCGGCTGGTTTAAGAATTACGCTGCCGGTGTCCCTCTTAACGGTCAGGAACTCGCTGGAATGCGCAGAGATGAAGCTTTTGCACGCATTGCAGAGAGACTCTCACGCAGATGA
- a CDS encoding arsenic efflux protein has protein sequence MTEQLLHVIEHAFFDTLPVVPVLFAVYFLMEYFWHKKALDLLTFLRVSGKYGVIAATLFGLIPQCGMSVFFTSLYLSRKITAGALVASYLSTSDEAIPVMMASGGQWHTILYIVGIKVLLGIAAGYTIDYFIKSKLYDGPPVEEGRKDLVHIGMEKSGSETMKMIKHSVSRTLEITGWVFGATVIIALILEFAGPGGPFTALTKYPLIEIPVTAVFGLIPNCAASIAIATGYIQAGLSFSAAIAGLSAGAGFGPILLVKQGRFKSSFMILVYTLTSAIVAGLISHAISIIFF, from the coding sequence TTGACAGAACAATTGCTGCATGTCATTGAACATGCATTTTTTGATACCCTCCCCGTAGTACCGGTGCTTTTTGCTGTCTATTTCCTTATGGAATATTTCTGGCACAAAAAAGCGCTTGATCTGCTTACCTTCCTGCGGGTTTCAGGTAAATACGGCGTTATAGCAGCCACACTCTTCGGGCTGATTCCCCAGTGCGGCATGTCAGTCTTTTTCACATCACTCTACCTCAGCAGAAAGATAACTGCCGGAGCATTGGTCGCGAGCTATCTTTCAACATCAGACGAAGCAATTCCGGTAATGATGGCTAGCGGCGGGCAGTGGCATACTATATTATATATCGTTGGAATCAAAGTGCTTCTCGGAATCGCGGCCGGATATACCATTGACTATTTTATAAAAAGCAAACTGTATGACGGACCTCCCGTTGAAGAGGGACGCAAGGACCTGGTGCATATCGGCATGGAGAAATCAGGCTCCGAAACCATGAAGATGATTAAACACTCCGTTTCAAGAACTCTTGAAATTACCGGATGGGTTTTCGGCGCGACTGTTATCATTGCGCTGATTCTCGAGTTTGCCGGACCGGGAGGACCGTTTACCGCTCTTACAAAATATCCCCTGATTGAGATTCCCGTCACTGCGGTATTCGGCCTGATTCCCAATTGTGCCGCATCAATCGCTATTGCTACAGGATATATACAGGCAGGGCTCTCCTTCAGCGCGGCGATAGCGGGACTGAGCGCCGGAGCCGGCTTTGGGCCCATTTTGCTGGTAAAACAGGGACGCTTTAAGAGTTCCTTTATGATTCTGGTTTATACATTAACCTCCGCCATTGTAGCCGGACTGATTTCCCACGCAATAAGCATTATCTTTTTCTGA
- a CDS encoding PEGA domain-containing protein, which translates to MKRLFGLSIIMFLSLIFVSCEEEGPPVLPGLVKSTLSVATQPPNATIVINNRQSGKTSPGDLSELEPGFYRIDLKLNTYLDTTYYYLIKRGVRDTISVEMREDPAYWWQIFRKESHPIPTNSFNKVMIDSAGVKHLSATSFGLVIFDNASWTNYTRTNSPLPSNTINDMHKTGGVLWIATDAGLVRFDGSIWTVYNAANSGLPSNYITAVTSDKRGRIWFGSDNGGLVVFDGVVFRIYNTFNSAVPSDNVTALFSDTEGNIWAGTWGEGVYKFDGTTFETFNNYNKGLVSNFIRHITADKNGSIWIASGNFSGGGGLSRITNGFLTNFTQFNSGFRGSIVTGIQFDKYNNPWVTTADAGLMFREGSRWRQYIRENSGMPSASALSVAIDQDGSKWVVSDFLSKYIGYR; encoded by the coding sequence TTGAAGCGGTTATTTGGCCTTAGTATTATCATGTTTCTCTCCCTCATATTTGTTTCCTGTGAGGAAGAGGGTCCGCCCGTACTCCCCGGACTGGTAAAAAGCACTCTTTCCGTTGCCACACAGCCGCCAAATGCCACAATTGTCATCAATAACAGGCAGTCCGGCAAAACCTCCCCCGGCGATCTCTCTGAACTTGAGCCGGGCTTTTACCGCATTGATCTGAAACTCAACACTTACCTTGATACCACGTATTACTATCTGATTAAACGGGGGGTCAGGGATACCATTTCAGTTGAAATGCGTGAGGATCCGGCTTACTGGTGGCAGATTTTCCGCAAGGAATCTCACCCCATCCCGACTAATTCATTTAACAAAGTAATGATTGATTCCGCCGGGGTTAAGCACCTCAGCGCTACTTCTTTCGGGCTGGTTATCTTCGATAATGCTTCATGGACAAATTACACCAGAACCAATTCTCCGCTCCCCTCTAATACGATTAACGATATGCACAAAACCGGAGGCGTACTCTGGATTGCAACCGATGCCGGACTGGTCCGCTTTGACGGCAGCATCTGGACAGTATATAATGCTGCAAACTCCGGGCTTCCTTCGAATTATATTACTGCCGTTACCTCCGATAAACGGGGAAGAATCTGGTTCGGCAGTGACAACGGCGGACTTGTGGTTTTTGACGGCGTTGTTTTCCGTATATATAATACCTTTAATTCCGCCGTTCCCTCGGACAATGTGACAGCTCTTTTTTCTGATACCGAAGGAAATATCTGGGCCGGAACATGGGGCGAGGGGGTCTATAAATTTGACGGAACGACATTTGAAACCTTTAATAATTATAACAAGGGACTGGTCAGTAATTTTATCAGGCATATCACTGCTGACAAGAACGGTTCTATATGGATTGCAAGCGGCAACTTCAGCGGAGGAGGAGGACTCTCCCGCATCACTAACGGCTTTTTAACAAATTTCACACAGTTCAACTCAGGATTCAGGGGATCAATTGTAACAGGCATTCAGTTTGATAAATACAACAACCCATGGGTTACTACCGCTGATGCAGGACTGATGTTCCGCGAAGGAAGCAGGTGGAGGCAGTATATACGGGAAAATTCAGGCATGCCTTCGGCTTCAGCTCTCTCGGTTGCAATTGATCAGGACGGAAGCAAATGGGTGGTCTCTGATTTCCTTTCAAAATATATCGGCTACAGGTAA
- a CDS encoding prolyl oligopeptidase family serine peptidase, whose translation MTILEREEIHLPAHLQKMLVSGWSEETLSNTIVESIVYLSDGYKVKGYLAYPKYIPEGTKLPCILWNRGGAKSRGAIDRFTAKGMYGEMARWGYVVLASFYRGSIKGEGEEEFGGADVNDIINLKKAAEELPFADTTRWGIEGWSRGGMMTWLTLHRDHDFKCAVLVGAISNLKEYSDRVPSFKEHYYALVPNGDFEAELAKRTAVNFPERYPKDVKYLIIHGGADETVPVRQTYQMAELLTNQGITHRTVILENGDHYLKNQRKEVERLKKEWYAKYLSEV comes from the coding sequence ATGACAATACTCGAACGGGAAGAAATTCATCTGCCTGCACATCTGCAAAAAATGCTGGTTTCCGGCTGGTCTGAAGAAACCCTGAGCAATACCATTGTAGAAAGCATCGTATATCTCTCTGACGGATATAAAGTAAAGGGATATCTGGCTTATCCGAAATATATACCGGAAGGAACAAAGCTCCCCTGTATCCTCTGGAACCGTGGCGGTGCTAAAAGCCGCGGCGCGATTGACCGCTTTACCGCGAAAGGTATGTACGGTGAAATGGCGCGCTGGGGATATGTTGTACTTGCATCATTCTACCGCGGAAGCATTAAGGGAGAAGGGGAAGAAGAGTTTGGCGGGGCAGATGTAAACGACATTATCAATCTAAAAAAAGCTGCCGAAGAACTCCCCTTTGCAGATACCACCCGCTGGGGCATCGAAGGATGGAGCCGCGGCGGCATGATGACCTGGCTTACGCTGCACCGCGATCATGACTTCAAATGTGCAGTACTGGTCGGGGCTATCAGTAATCTGAAAGAATACTCAGACCGAGTCCCGAGTTTCAAAGAACACTATTATGCGCTTGTACCCAATGGTGATTTTGAAGCCGAGCTTGCAAAACGCACTGCAGTTAACTTCCCCGAACGATATCCGAAGGATGTAAAATACCTAATCATTCACGGCGGGGCTGATGAAACCGTACCCGTAAGACAGACCTATCAGATGGCAGAACTGCTGACCAATCAGGGCATCACACACCGGACCGTCATCCTTGAGAACGGTGATCACTACCTCAAAAACCAGCGCAAGGAAGTCGAACGCTTGAAAAAAGAGTGGTATGCAAAATACCTTTCTGAAGTGTAG
- a CDS encoding amidohydrolase family protein, with protein sequence MKMKNLIVTLLILCSSLSMAQIAVKGGIIYTMDGKPVANGVILIKNGLIEAIGPASEITIPAGYTVYENKVVTPGLIDARTVMGLSGLYNQPHDQDQLEKSDPFQPELRAFDAFNPQEELLAYARQFGVTTINTGHAPGALASGQMMIAKTWSPDQTANIMDSASYVAFTLGSSVSYIYKKPGTRAKGISMLRQEFIRAQDYLKKKDDAPRDLKMETMASVLRGEIGALITANTSVEILAALRLAEEFGIKITLDGAAEASVVLNEIKKAGVPVILHAPMARSYGDLKNASLETASLLKKEGISFAIQSGYEGYVPKTRIILFEAAMAAANGLGMEAALESITIGAARILGIDKKVGSITKGRQADIVLFNGDPFEYTSKACTVIIDGTVVSNECK encoded by the coding sequence ATGAAAATGAAAAATCTGATTGTAACCCTTCTGATTCTCTGCTCCTCTCTTTCAATGGCTCAGATTGCCGTAAAAGGCGGTATAATATATACCATGGACGGCAAGCCTGTTGCCAACGGTGTTATTCTCATCAAAAACGGTTTGATTGAGGCAATCGGCCCAGCATCTGAAATCACCATCCCCGCAGGATATACCGTCTATGAGAATAAAGTTGTAACTCCCGGACTGATTGACGCCCGCACCGTTATGGGGCTCAGCGGTCTCTATAATCAGCCGCATGACCAGGACCAGCTTGAAAAATCCGACCCGTTTCAGCCGGAACTCCGTGCATTCGATGCATTCAATCCGCAGGAAGAACTGCTCGCCTATGCCCGGCAGTTCGGTGTAACCACCATCAATACCGGACATGCCCCCGGAGCGCTTGCTTCCGGACAGATGATGATCGCCAAGACCTGGTCCCCCGATCAGACAGCCAATATCATGGATTCAGCAAGCTATGTTGCGTTCACGCTCGGCTCATCAGTTTCGTATATATATAAGAAACCCGGCACACGGGCAAAAGGGATCTCAATGCTGAGGCAGGAATTTATCCGCGCGCAGGATTACCTGAAAAAGAAAGATGATGCGCCGCGCGACCTGAAAATGGAGACCATGGCCTCAGTACTCCGCGGTGAGATAGGCGCACTTATCACCGCAAACACATCCGTTGAGATTCTGGCTGCTCTCCGTCTGGCTGAGGAGTTTGGCATTAAAATCACTCTGGATGGTGCAGCCGAAGCATCAGTAGTTTTGAATGAGATCAAAAAAGCCGGAGTTCCTGTCATCCTGCACGCTCCCATGGCCCGCAGTTACGGAGACCTCAAAAACGCATCTCTTGAAACAGCATCTCTGCTGAAAAAAGAAGGAATCTCTTTTGCCATTCAAAGCGGTTACGAAGGGTATGTGCCTAAAACCCGCATCATTCTTTTTGAAGCAGCAATGGCAGCAGCAAACGGACTTGGAATGGAAGCGGCTCTTGAATCCATAACCATCGGCGCAGCCAGGATTCTTGGCATTGATAAAAAAGTTGGATCCATCACCAAAGGCAGACAGGCAGATATCGTTCTTTTTAACGGAGACCCGTTTGAATATACCAGCAAGGCATGCACCGTTATAATAGACGGAACTGTTGTTTCAAACGAATGTAAATAA